AACTACATCTGCTTCCCCTACGAAACACGCCGTACCGGTATTTACGCCGCAGGTTGTGTTCGTCAGCCCATGTCCATGGGACTGGCCCGTGAGGATGCAGCAGGTGCGGTCCTGAAAGCGATCCAGTGTATCAACTCCTCCAACCACGGCGTAGCTGTACACCCCCGCTCCGGTGACTCCACCTATCCTGTTTTCAACTTCATGCGCTGCACCCAGTGTAAGCGTTGTACCGAGGAATGCCCCTTCGGCGCACTGGATGATGATGAAAAAGGAACACCAATGCCGAACCCGTCCCGTTGCCGCCGTTGCGGTACCTGCATGGGTGCCTGCCCTGAGCGCGTAATCGGTTTTGACAACTACAACATCGACATGATCGGTTCCATGATCAAGCAGGTTGAAGTTCCTGATGATATGGAAGTCGGCGGTCCCCGTTTTATCGTACTGGCCTGTGAAAACGATGCCTACCCGGCACTCGATATGGCAGCTATGCGCGGTAAAGGCTGGTCCCCCTACGTTCGTGTCGTTCCTGTCCGTTGCCTCGGCTCCGTAAACACCATCTGGATTGCAGATGCAATGTCCAAGGGTGTTGATGGAGTTCTGCTGCTCGGTTGTAAATACGGTGAAGACTACCAGTGCCACTTTGTGAAAGGCTCTGAGCTTTGTAACCGCCGTATGGAAAACGTCGCTGATTCTCTGAACAGACTTGGCGTTGAACCCGAGCGTGTTGTCCAGGCTGAACTTGCCATCGACGAATACGACAAAGTTCCCGACATGATCGATAACTTTGTCAACGAGATGATCAAGATCGGTCCTAACCCGTTCAAGGGCTACTAGGAGGTAGACGCGATATGGAAAAAGATATTCGCATTAAACCGGATCTTCAGTTCATCAAGGAACTGCAGGAAGTCGGTGGCGATAGCCTCAAGAAGTGCTACCAGTGCGCTACCTGCTCCGTAGCATGTCCCCTGTCGCCTGCCGATAATCCTTACCCGCGTAAGGAAATGGTTTGGGCTCAGTGGGGCCTTAAAGATAAACTTGAAAGTGATATCGACATATGGCTCTGCCACAACTGCGGTACCTGCTCCGACCTGTGCCCCCGCGGCGCACGTCCGGCTGACCTGCTCGCAGGGCTGCGCAATATGTCCTATAAGAAGATGATGACCCCCACCATTATTGGTGAGTGGATGAGCTCCCCCAAACACCTGCCCAAGCTTATTGCTATCCCGGCAGCAATCTACATGGTGATCTGGTTCATCATGGCGGGAGTTCGCGGTTCCTTCTTCCCTCTCAAAGATGGTAAAATCGTTTACGGACATCTGTTTCCCGGCGACTTCACCATTGACCCCATCTTCATGATCGCCTTCGGCTTCATGGCATGGACCTTCTACAAGGGAGTGAAGAACCTTATTGCATCCTTCAAGGACCAGCCTAAGGTCTTTGCTGTAGGTGACAAGTCTGAAAAGCCCGGCATGCTGGAGTGTTTCATCGACGTTTGCAAAAACGAACTGTTGACCCACTCCAAGTGGAAAGAATGCGGTGAAAACGACGAAGCTGACGAACAGAAGTTCAACGGCCACCGTTTCATCATGCTCGCATTCATCTGCCTGATGGTAGTAACCGGTGTGGTTGCTGTGACCCACTGGGGCGGAAAGATTATTCCTTTCCTCTCTCCCATTGGTCATACTCCCATGCCGCTGTGGCACCCGATCAAGATTCTGGCCAACGTTGGCGCAGTACTGCTGATTTACTCTCTCGTGCTGCTCACCAAGCGTCGCCTGAATCAGGACCAGTCCGTACATGTATCCAGCTATTATGACTGGTACCTGCTCGGCCTGATCTGGACTATCGCCGTAACCGGCATAATGTGTGAAGTACTGCGTCTCCTCGGCGTGGCAATTCTCGCATACCCCATGTACTATGTACACTTGATCGCCGTATTCATGATGTTTGTCTATCTGCCGTGGTCCAAGCTTGGACACCTCGTCTACAGGACCGCAGCTTTAACTTATGCAAGATACATCGGCCGTCTGCCCATGCCGGTCCGTGAAGAAAAGACTTTTACTCTGTAATAGAGCAAGGAGGAACTAACCATGTCTGAAGCACGCAAAACTTTCCCCATGAGCACTTTTGTGTCCTACATCAAGGGTGGCGAAAGCAACAACTCCGTACAGGAACTTCTGGGTTACATGACTCAGAAAGACATCGATGCTGAATTCGAACCTTTTGCAGCTGCACTTGCAAAAGCATGGATCTACGAACAGCATCCTGAACTGGCTAAAATGAAAACCGGTCAGGTTACCGGCCTTGGCGACAACGTATCCGTTGGCGCACTTCCCGGCGACGTAATGACTCAGGTTGACGCTATCTTCGGAAAGCTCGCTGAATACCGTTCCACTGTTTCTGAACAGGCTGCTAAAGTTCAGGATCTGGAAACCAAACTTGCTGCTGCTGAAGGCAAACTCGGTGAAACCGAAAAAGCCATGGCTGAGTACAAAGGCAAGTGTGAAGCTTTCGAAGCTGCTGGTAAAGACGAAGGCGACAAAGTCATCGTTACTTCTCAGGAAAAAGTTGAAGAGTACATCGGCAAGGTTGATGAACTCCTCAAGATGATCGAAGACGTTAAAAAGCACGGTGTTGTAACCGTAGCTGCCGGTGCTGTTGCTGAAGGCGCAGCTCCTGCTGCTGGCGACTCCGCTGGTGCTCCCGAAACCGGTGGTGCACCTGCTGAAGATTTCGGCTTCGGTTCCGATCCCTTCGGTGATGACAGCTGGTAGGCCGTTAAAAGCCTTTTAGCTTCATTCAATTGAAGTTCGTATGACCCTGTCCGCATTGCGGACAGGGTCTTTTTTTATTTAAAAGCGCACAGAATAAAATTTTTTTATAAAAATTTTACATAAGTGAGAACTCATTTGTCAGTGTAAAAAATCCGATGTGATGCGATATGGAGAAAAACTCGAACTAAATTCACCATTAGCTGTTTTTAGGAGATGAAAAGTCAGCTAATCCCAAACGCGCGTCAGTTTGGCCTGAAATTAGCCAAATATGGAAAATAGTGCTAAATATATGGACAATTTTGTAGGCAAAAAAAGACTTTTATTAAGCATTATAATCTGTATGATTAAATGTGAATCAGCATATGTGGATACTAATGTTAGAGAAAAGTACTAGAATACAGAATATAGTTATATTTAGATTCTGATGTTTTTTGATCTGGCAATCAACTGTATTGCTGCAAAGTAAGTAGGGGTGCTGATTCTGCAATCAGTATAGTAGTTCAAATTAAAGTAAAGCATTATTGTTGCGAATATTAATTCTTTAGATCGGGTTAGTAAGGAATAAAAATCGCCTTCTGTCTTGATCTTAAGAAGAATAATGTGTATAGGTATGTCCAATATGGCAGAACTTCATTTACACGACGTGAGCGTCCGCTTCGGTGGGCTGCAGGCTTTGGCAGAGGTTAACTTCTCTCTCATGCCGGGGGAGATTGTGGGGCTGATCGGTCCCAACGGCGCTGGCAAAACCACAGTCTTTAACGTGATAACCGGGGTCTATTCAG
This sequence is a window from Desulfovibrio sp. JC010. Protein-coding genes within it:
- the qmoC gene encoding quinone-interacting membrane-bound oxidoreductase complex subunit QmoC yields the protein MEKDIRIKPDLQFIKELQEVGGDSLKKCYQCATCSVACPLSPADNPYPRKEMVWAQWGLKDKLESDIDIWLCHNCGTCSDLCPRGARPADLLAGLRNMSYKKMMTPTIIGEWMSSPKHLPKLIAIPAAIYMVIWFIMAGVRGSFFPLKDGKIVYGHLFPGDFTIDPIFMIAFGFMAWTFYKGVKNLIASFKDQPKVFAVGDKSEKPGMLECFIDVCKNELLTHSKWKECGENDEADEQKFNGHRFIMLAFICLMVVTGVVAVTHWGGKIIPFLSPIGHTPMPLWHPIKILANVGAVLLIYSLVLLTKRRLNQDQSVHVSSYYDWYLLGLIWTIAVTGIMCEVLRLLGVAILAYPMYYVHLIAVFMMFVYLPWSKLGHLVYRTAALTYARYIGRLPMPVREEKTFTL